One window of the Sulfitobacter sp. OXR-159 genome contains the following:
- a CDS encoding CBASS cGAMP-activated phospholipase has protein sequence MRRILSIDGGGIKGTQPAAFLAGLEEDLDEPIGRYFDLIAGTSTGGILAIGLALGIKAKTLLELYENRGPTIFGQAGDKSWLGQKARDARAAFRHLVKPKHEASTLRDELHAVLGDKLIGEAETRLLIPAWDADQRSVYIYKTSHHPRLTKDYRKPALDAAMATSAAPTYFARHKTVDDVGLLDGGTWCNNPVGVATVEAISMLGWSSQELHILSLGCVDEVYMLPESPGKAGLGLKALSLLMDGQSRGALGIARHLTGDPHDRTAVHRYSPSVPDGFFSLDDTTKIQRLKGLGASSARHASPTLTPIFFQQPAEPFVPMHQLERNAA, from the coding sequence ATGAGACGTATCCTAAGCATCGATGGTGGCGGCATCAAAGGCACCCAACCGGCGGCCTTTCTGGCGGGTTTGGAAGAAGACCTGGACGAACCGATTGGCCGCTACTTTGACCTGATTGCGGGAACGTCAACCGGGGGTATTCTCGCGATCGGCCTAGCCCTCGGCATCAAGGCCAAGACCCTCCTCGAACTCTACGAAAATCGCGGGCCGACGATCTTCGGGCAAGCGGGAGACAAGAGCTGGCTCGGGCAAAAGGCCCGGGATGCGCGTGCGGCCTTCCGTCACTTGGTCAAGCCGAAGCACGAGGCATCGACGCTTAGGGACGAGCTCCACGCCGTCCTTGGCGACAAGCTCATCGGCGAAGCGGAGACCCGGCTGCTGATCCCGGCCTGGGATGCCGACCAGCGCAGCGTCTACATCTACAAGACGTCGCATCATCCGCGGCTCACAAAGGATTACCGGAAGCCGGCCCTCGACGCCGCGATGGCGACGTCGGCCGCTCCAACCTATTTCGCGCGTCACAAGACGGTGGATGATGTCGGGCTTCTCGATGGCGGCACTTGGTGCAACAATCCGGTAGGCGTCGCGACCGTCGAAGCGATTTCGATGCTCGGCTGGTCTTCGCAGGAATTGCACATCCTGAGCCTCGGCTGCGTCGACGAGGTCTACATGCTGCCTGAATCCCCCGGAAAAGCCGGCCTCGGGTTGAAGGCTCTCAGCCTTCTCATGGACGGTCAGTCTCGCGGTGCGCTCGGCATTGCCCGTCATCTGACAGGTGATCCGCATGACCGGACGGCTGTTCACCGGTACTCGCCGAGCGTGCCGGACGGTTTCTTTTCCCTCGACGACACCACCAAGATCCAGAGGCTCAAGGGGCTTGGCGCTTCGAGCGCCCGGCACGCGAGCCCCACCCTGACCCCCATCTTCTTCCAGCAACCTGCCGAGCCGTTCGTGCCCATGCATCAACTCGAACGGAACGCGGCATGA
- a CDS encoding XRE family transcriptional regulator, which produces MIGKRLRGARAASGLSLRALSDAMENKVSAQAIGKYERNEDMPGSGVLLSLARALEVSVDFLLSDDELELEGVEFRKSASSSAKEIATIEAKTLNMVEKYLAVESLLNLSSQEWDAPHEAPYWVTDVRDAEDAARNMRASWQLGHDPIPMLAELLEEHGIKVLSLDVDRIDGLAAKVRRKEHHSARVIMIKKKTWSERKRFSLAHELGHMVLKVAEGCDSERAANRFAGAFLVPAEVLRQEIGARRTDISIGELISLKDRFGVSIQALTYRCKDLEIINQATFARLFKVYKQRGWRDEPFEEPNSIPWEREEPDRFQRLCFRALSEGLIGLSRAAELLEIRVKELEERLDHMA; this is translated from the coding sequence ATGATTGGCAAGAGACTCAGAGGAGCCCGGGCGGCATCTGGCCTTTCGCTCCGTGCACTTTCCGATGCCATGGAGAACAAGGTGTCCGCTCAAGCCATAGGCAAGTACGAGCGCAATGAAGACATGCCCGGATCGGGCGTGCTGCTGAGTCTTGCCCGAGCACTCGAGGTCTCTGTGGATTTCCTACTGAGCGATGACGAGCTTGAGTTGGAGGGCGTAGAGTTTCGCAAGTCAGCCAGCTCGTCGGCCAAGGAGATCGCGACGATCGAAGCCAAGACGCTCAATATGGTTGAAAAGTACCTGGCTGTCGAAAGCTTGCTGAATCTTTCGAGCCAGGAGTGGGATGCCCCGCACGAAGCGCCCTACTGGGTGACCGATGTTCGTGATGCCGAGGACGCGGCTCGAAACATGCGTGCCTCTTGGCAGCTTGGTCATGACCCGATTCCAATGCTTGCCGAACTCCTCGAGGAGCACGGGATCAAGGTGTTGTCTCTGGACGTTGATCGGATCGATGGCCTTGCGGCCAAAGTCCGTCGAAAAGAGCATCACTCCGCGCGGGTGATCATGATCAAGAAGAAGACCTGGTCTGAACGGAAGCGCTTCAGTTTAGCTCACGAACTGGGCCACATGGTTCTTAAGGTCGCCGAAGGGTGCGATTCAGAACGCGCCGCAAATCGATTTGCTGGTGCGTTCCTCGTTCCGGCAGAAGTGCTACGGCAGGAGATTGGTGCCCGCAGAACGGACATAAGCATTGGTGAGCTCATTAGTCTGAAGGATCGGTTTGGCGTCAGCATTCAAGCGCTGACGTATCGATGCAAGGATTTGGAGATCATCAACCAGGCAACATTTGCGCGCCTTTTCAAGGTCTATAAGCAACGAGGTTGGCGGGATGAGCCGTTCGAGGAGCCGAATTCCATTCCTTGGGAACGAGAAGAACCGGACCGCTTTCAAAGGTTGTGCTTTCGTGCCCTCTCCGAGGGGTTGATTGGGTTGTCTCGTGCGGCTGAGCTTCTCGAAATACGAGTAAAAGAACTGGAAGAACGTTTGGACCACATGGCATAG